The Microplitis mediator isolate UGA2020A chromosome 10, iyMicMedi2.1, whole genome shotgun sequence genomic sequence TTTGATTATGatacattttaaatacaataaaattttgatataaataataatagttatcaAGATTGTATATACTAATTACataccgtttttttttttttttttttttttttatatatacgcttttcaatatattttaggTAAAgtgtgtttaaataaatatttatgtgatatattttttaccgaGGTAACAATAGTATGAAAAGATACcattcataatatttttttatttgtgtgtatatatatatgtacttgaCAACTAATTGTACATGTTATGTATAGAAGCAACACTGATACAAAATATTGCCTCACTAATAAAGGCATACACAGTAAACGTAGGAATAAGCATTTACTGCCACCGCCattgtataataaatatacatatacatataggACATATACCGTAGAGTATACCTTCAATTTCGCGTAGAGTGGACGCTTTGGACACATTGACAGATCCAGAATCTAGTAAATAAAcgatcgaatttttaaatattttaatatagagAAGGATGCAACGAAATtagaattcaaattataaaagttgtcaatcaagtatttattttttgtaattgtaaTCAAAATCTAAATGATGtatctataaatattaaaaaatgtaaaaaaaaatatataagtatatagaataataataataaaaaaaacaccaACAAATACAACTcagttatattatttatacacaaTAATCTTATCATATCAATATATACAATaaacattattaaaaaaaaaaaaaaatttctatcaataaCATCATGAGTATTTATAGCACATATCGATAATCGTAAGTATTATAATATGTGTAAATAGCAGAAACGTATTATGTAcgtaaatatacatttattagtGGATTTAATATCATTCACGGTCGTTTTAATCAGTTTTGATTATACACAACTTGAACAGCCTCCTCAGTTCAAACTATCacgcatataattttaattcctttttttttttttttcctttttacaACAAACTAGtttgaatggaaaaaaataaatcctcTACGagaaaacgataaaaaaaaagacaaataaaATACAGACTACGACGgcatcaaatttttatgtttaaaaactAGTCATTCGTGTTTCGAAGCTTTCGAAGAGGATACTATTCTGACCATCAGAAAATATGTCGGGTAAGTtaaatgtatattataaatatatattgtgtaaatacttgaatattattttttaaatgaaaaaattattgaaattcccttttttttatcgtaattatatattattattttagttaattttaccGTATTAtcttaagtaattattaaaaattcttctatataataataatattataattacatcgAGTTTGATATATTTGATattgatgaataattatttttaggtgaGATATTCAGCAGaatgacatttttattattattattatcattattattgacaACTGTCAGAGGTGATTCTTGTGAAAAGGGGGAAGATGGTCACTGTATGATAAATGATGAtccattaataaatataaataagaatGATGATTCATCAACTGGAACACTATTTAATCAAATAACAGATTGGGAAAAAGCTGAAAATGTATATCAATTTTACGCAAATGATATTCACGGAAATAATATATCTCTTGCTAAATATCGTGGGCATGTTATGATAATTGTAAATGTTGCCAGTGAATGTGGTTTAACAGACGTTAATTACAACCAGTTAGTTGAATTATACAAAATGTACGGTAATAGTAAAGGACTTAAAATTCTAGCATTTCCATCaaatcaattcaataatcaAGAACCGGGAACATCCGaacaaatatatgaatttgTCAGTAAACGTTATAATGTTAAATTtgatatgtttgaaaaaattgatgttaatGGTGAAAATGCACATCCTCTTTGGAAATGGTTAAAAACCCAAAAAGATGGTTTCATAACCAATGATATAAAATggaattttactaaatttataattgataaacaAGGAAAAGTTGTATTACGTTCATCACCTACGACTGAGCCCATTGCTCTGGaagatgaattaaaaaaattattctaactATTATATAATactctttttttcttaatgtaaACATAAACATGACAATatgcaatttatataattaatcaaacttgtaaaacatatatataataataaattatataaacttatacagatgttttcgttttttattttttcaaatttattatcataaaatgtgtacacaaaaatatttcattattattttatttatattaaatccttataataaagtaaatatatatatactatacatatacatgtttcattataaaattaaaaaaaaaaaaaaaaaaaaaaaaaaaaaaaaaaaaaagaaaaatggcttttttcgACTTATTGTCTCAAGTATCATACTCATTTTTTTGCTCATACACAcccatttttaatcaaattaaataatacatattttttattaacttttaggataaaaaataaataaatagaatatttaataataataatgaatacattgaataaagtaattgaaaacaataataataataataataaaacatactGGTATTGCACATTAATTCTATATATGTAcaacttataaaataatcataaaatatcTTATATCTTACACAGTATAAACTTAAACATAATATAGAcatacattataattaatctatttaattaaagattGTTAATTACAACTCAATGTtctatattattttccaaattattattataaaagtatTTGATAATGTtgttatcgaaaatttaactaaaaattaaatttcagtacctgtttaagtttattattaataaaattaattttaccaaaaacaataaaattaaataaataaattagtattaTTTTCTGTTACCTGCTACGTAGATGGcagtattattattgttgttgttgttgttgttgttgtagaataataaatttcaaagatctaatataaaataataaatgattaaatataaatctttgtgaaaataaataaaaaaaaaaaattaattataattatgaaattaccCATGGTTTCTTGTTGTATTTCTACCTTGTAGGAAGGATTATCGTAGGCTGCAGATGTTGTAGTTTTTCGAGATGAGGATATATCTGCTTTGTTGCTTGATCTTCTTTTCATAAGCATCATAAGTAAAATTAAGGTTGACAGAATAGAAAGAGAAGCAACGATGGCAACAATGACTAGAGGtccataataattattattattatttttgttgttgttgttgttgttgcctTCTAGTTGCAATGATGGAATTGATGCGGCAGCGGCTGTGGcaacaatattaaatttatccggttgatgataaatattatcactGCTAGCGGTATGCAACAAATCAACACCCGGTTTAGTAATAAAATCTTGAAcattgcttttttttatttttccatttgttaaataaatttcaagccATAGCCGATATCTTGTCCCAGGTTTCAGATCacttattattgtttttgctGGAGAATCTCTTTTAGCTATTTTAAAAGTACTAGTATCCCCTTTTCCACTGTCGCTTTGATAAATTGCGCGATATATATTAACGTATTTATCTTCTGGATAAGGTACTCCACTCCAAGATAGTTCAACTTCTTGTGATTTAACCGTTTTAATTTCAACTTTTACATCAAAAGAGTAAGGATCTAGCTCAATTGCTGTGGTTATTTGAATCTTTAgcatgaaattataaataaatgaaaaaaaaattattattaatatttatatattgaaaaaaaaaaaaaaatatatatatatattatgcaTAATGATTGATATACCGTTTTTTCACTATAGAGTTCAGTAGTTTGACCAGGAAAAGGAATAATTGAAATTCCAATTTGATAAGTTGTAGCTGGCTTTAAATCCTCAATCACCCAACTTGTAACAGCTCGATGAATAAGTGGCGTTGTTGTATAAACTTTGCTATCGTACTCTTTGTATCTTAATTGTATACCATCAATGAATTGAATTTCGtattctgtaaattttttccattcaaCTTTAATccaactgaaatttttttccgtaactTTAAGACCAGcgtcaataaaaatttgaggTGGCAAAGACACCTCTGTTGTTGTTGGTGTTGGTGTtggtgttgttgttgttgttgttattgttgtcaATATTTGGTGTCTGTCCTTATAACGTTCGAGTGTTTTAatactataaattttactggttggattatttttaaaagcttgACCATTTCCAAGATTTACtgttacttttaatttatattcagtTGACGGTTCTAGACCATCAAGTTCAAATTCTAATTGAGGTGTTGCTATCAAGTCGTTTGGAGGTATGAATACTTGTGATTTCCATTTCGAAGGATCTAAATTTCTaaacatacaaaaaaattaatattttttaaatatttaaaagtaatattaattttttaataataataataaataaaattacattttttcttttgtatagCGTAACTCAACACGTCCATAAAGTCCAACTAATACAGTTGGTACTGTAAAAAGTATTCTTATTGTTGAATCATCAATTGCATCTaaagatttaataataatttcatcatcattattatcatttaatgaTGATTGCTCAGAAACTTGACCGAGATATTCAGTAGCTGCAGTTACATCACTATGTATTGGAAAACCAAGAGATGGATAAATATGTCCTGATGATGGTGCTGGCATACctgtgtatttaaataaaaaataattaataaataaatgaaattatatataatgttattaatttattattgtccttataaaaatgtagaattatatattaatattaatattaatatataaacgCGCTTAAAAtccatgttaattaaattttaacaattttccgCGGTAAACACGAACACGAACCTGAATGAATGGGAGCCTGAATGCCAATAAATTGATGATTTAAATGTGTCAATagagatgatgatgatgatgacgatgacgatgatgatgatgatggcaGCGGTGATGACTTTGAATTTTCAACATTAGAGTCACCTTTGTGGATTGGTGATAATTCAAGTTTTGACCAAACATGAGAATTTGGGGagttattgaaattaattggTGAAGATGATGATAATAGAGGTGGATAATGATGAAAAGAATTAATGTTAGGATCATGTTGGGTAATATGAGCAAGTAACTCTTGAATTTGTTGAGGTGAGTTTGGAATATGTGGAGTATGGATATGATAGCTTGTTATTTcaccattatcatttttttgagCTTTTATTTGCGgctctataaatttatttttatatattcctTGTTCAGAAATTaatgatggtaatgataatCCAAAATTTTGTCTAATTGGTGATATTTTAATGTGATGGTTGTTTGGTATTGATGATGATTCTTGATTCTGATGATTAACAGATAAAGTTTTTTGTGGTTGTAATTCATATAAATCCGGATGCTGAGTTAACTCTGGATGATTAAGATTTATCAAGTGAAATAATTCTTTCGGGATAATTTCTTgctctttaaaatttaaaggtttatttttgtcaaagttatttttttcagtatttaTTGGTACTACTTGTGATGTTGCTGCTGTCGCTGGTTTTGTAGATGACtctaacttatttttaaataataatgatgaagaATTATTGGACATAATTACTGgtaaaacttgtttttttataccattagtattattaaaatcagaaaattgatatttattaaatttacttgatgatgaaattttttctctattgTATGGATAAAATTGTTGTTcagatttattataaaaattattaactgttATTATAGGATTTATATCAATAGTTACATTATCTTTTGATGATTGAGTAggtgtaaaattattattacttgtcACAATTATTGTTGGTAATAATGATGGCAATGTTGGAAATCTATCAGGTGCCAAAGGGCCAGGAAATTTTTGAGTTGACATAACttgttgtttttgttgttgttgttgttcttTTGTAGCtttattatggtaataatcCTGATTAGcagattcattttttttttttatttcacttaatttagattttaaaaatttatcttttataattaacgGTGATATCATCTTTTCAGATTGACCTTggttatttttgttaatattatcattattgttactCAATTGAAgattattatcaaagttgccCAATTCAGGTAATTTATAATCAGGATTATAAGGACCATTGTAAGtaggtatttttatttctgttgGTCTTGCAATGGAATACTCATTAgacgtaaaataattaatagtatcAGAATTGTTGGGAGCATGATGTTGAGAATGAGTTGATgataattttgtataat encodes the following:
- the LOC130675677 gene encoding uncharacterized protein LOC130675677, giving the protein MSGEIFSRMTFLLLLLSLLLTTVRGDSCEKGEDGHCMINDDPLININKNDDSSTGTLFNQITDWEKAENVYQFYANDIHGNNISLAKYRGHVMIIVNVASECGLTDVNYNQLVELYKMYGNSKGLKILAFPSNQFNNQEPGTSEQIYEFVSKRYNVKFDMFEKIDVNGENAHPLWKWLKTQKDGFITNDIKWNFTKFIIDKQGKVVLRSSPTTEPIALEDELKKLF
- the LOC130675877 gene encoding putative epidermal cell surface receptor isoform X4, which encodes MTMGSKFKKKISQLKQINDDKKSIDLINSSANTSTTPTNETKFLKISNIYIHDNNTNDNNNNNNSNNNIYSVENLDKPITMTTIIDDDNNNKTSPSIANLNSIEKVLNPSTIKTFESNFSRARALDIPSSPSEPTNSLNANLTDLSDVSMDEEDKQVEGGEYIAAHHNESHIKILPIIFTSEPKCIEPNNKTYLLGETIVRGCTEKCICGYNGTAENCQPICKSPLVRAIGKSQDPFCHKQQIDNNDCCAILICSSVNYDHKSVESTETCNFIGNDNENKTITIGEHIEDGCSRICTCQVGGVLNCKPRCPLVADNDNNNNNNYDDDDDDDKSHKANFKMNNYDRCVKLKDPRDPCCTITYCDVSIGEHDELISSIDDTVATTTKTINDFNDGILNDTNLINDQVKVLNSTAIKILLSQQVLNNNKTIVEISKNNHTWKQQIFNKEGIISNLEPSSIYYIRIKTDGKNNNNNDNKTISTVDGIVALPATEIKINKNKSNNGSIIKMNNEDTCSHRGNLYKIGTEWYDECIYFCVCEKGAKTECVTIECPTDFGLDVLDPHCIDWETVPLNFVPKAPQCCPEEVRCRNNGSCIYQNITYDNWSEIPNNITGCDKRCYCEMGKVSCQPACPPIPALPPDTLSCVSNQAILSKLPDDECCLHWTCSNENNNNYHTSISENNSTIFVDDTMSSAGPLTITDIVSNDMKKNWQSSVIANDNNGKKKLNNKTTISISKLTLAKEIENSKDNDDYGAGIDVKLLHKNYTKLSSTHSQHHAPNNSDTINYFTSNEYSIARPTEIKIPTYNGPYNPDYKLPELGNFDNNLQLSNNNDNINKNNQGQSEKMISPLIIKDKFLKSKLSEIKKKNESANQDYYHNKATKEQQQQQKQQVMSTQKFPGPLAPDRFPTLPSLLPTIIVTSNNNFTPTQSSKDNVTIDINPIITVNNFYNKSEQQFYPYNREKISSSSKFNKYQFSDFNNTNGIKKQVLPVIMSNNSSSLLFKNKLESSTKPATAATSQVVPINTEKNNFDKNKPLNFKEQEIIPKELFHLINLNHPELTQHPDLYELQPQKTLSVNHQNQESSSIPNNHHIKISPIRQNFGLSLPSLISEQGIYKNKFIEPQIKAQKNDNGEITSYHIHTPHIPNSPQQIQELLAHITQHDPNINSFHHYPPLLSSSSPINFNNSPNSHVWSKLELSPIHKGDSNVENSKSSPLPSSSSSSSSSSSSSLLTHLNHQFIGIQAPIHSGMPAPSSGHIYPSLGFPIHSDVTAATEYLGQVSEQSSLNDNNDDEIIIKSLDAIDDSTIRILFTVPTVLVGLYGRVELRYTKEKINLDPSKWKSQVFIPPNDLIATPQLEFELDGLEPSTEYKLKVTVNLGNGQAFKNNPTSKIYSIKTLERYKDRHQILTTITTTTTTPTPTPTTTEVSLPPQIFIDAGLKVTEKNFSWIKVEWKKFTEYEIQFIDGIQLRYKEYDSKVYTTTPLIHRAVTSWVIEDLKPATTYQIGISIIPFPGQTTELYSEKTIQITTAIELDPYSFDVKVEIKTVKSQEVELSWSGVPYPEDKYVNIYRAIYQSDSGKGDTSTFKIAKRDSPAKTIISDLKPGTRYRLWLEIYLTNGKIKKSNVQDFITKPGVDLLHTASSDNIYHQPDKFNIVATAAAASIPSLQLEGNNNNNNKNNNNNYYGPLVIVAIVASLSILSTLILLMMLMKRRSSNKADISSSRKTTTSAAYDNPSYKVEIQQETMDL
- the LOC130675877 gene encoding putative epidermal cell surface receptor isoform X3, whose product is MCIKKICLLFTIFTVTTVLCTQDQKKDEFYQRYIQVMNKTTNHSNDDKIPGVISLDTKPLDTTDVVTFNNLTARTTKLPEMTMGSKFKKKISQLKQINDDKKSIDLINSSANTSTTPTNETKFLKISNIYIHDNNTNDNNNNNNSNNNIYSVENLDKPITMTTIIDDDNNNKTSPSIANLNSIEKVLNPSTIKTFESNFSRARALDIPSSPSEPTNSLNANLTDLSDVSMDEEDKQVEGGEYIAAHHNESHIKILPIIFTSEPKCIEPNNKTYLLGETIVRGCTEKCICGYNGTAENCQPICKSPLVRAIGKSQDPFCHKQQIDNNDCCAILICSSVNYDHKSVESTETCNFIGNDNENKTITIGEHIEDGCSRICTCQVGGVLNCKPRCPLVADNDNNNNNNYDDDDDDDKSHKANFKMNNYDRCVKLKDPRDPCCTITYCDVSIGEHDELISSIDDTVATTTKTINDFNDGILNDTNLINDQVKVLNSTAIKILLSQQVLNNNKTIVEISKNNHTWKQQIFNKEGIISNLEPSSIYYIRIKTDGKNNNNNDNKTISTVDGIVALPATEIKINKNKSNNGSIIKMNNEDTCSHRGNLYKIGTEWYDECIYFCVCEKGAKTECVTIECPTDFGLDVLDPHCIDWETVPLNFVPKAPQCCPEEVRCRNNGSCIYQNITYDNWSEIPNNITGCDKRCYCEMGKVSCQPACPPIPALPPDTLSCVSNQAILSKLPDDECCLHWTCSNENNNNYHTSISDDTMSSAGPLTITDIVSNDMKKNWQSSVIANDNNGKKKLNNKTTISISKLTLAKEIENSKDNDDYGAGIDVKLLHKNYTKLSSTHSQHHAPNNSDTINYFTSNEYSIARPTEIKIPTYNGPYNPDYKLPELGNFDNNLQLSNNNDNINKNNQGQSEKMISPLIIKDKFLKSKLSEIKKKNESANQDYYHNKATKEQQQQQKQQVMSTQKFPGPLAPDRFPTLPSLLPTIIVTSNNNFTPTQSSKDNVTIDINPIITVNNFYNKSEQQFYPYNREKISSSSKFNKYQFSDFNNTNGIKKQVLPVIMSNNSSSLLFKNKLESSTKPATAATSQVVPINTEKNNFDKNKPLNFKEQEIIPKELFHLINLNHPELTQHPDLYELQPQKTLSVNHQNQESSSIPNNHHIKISPIRQNFGLSLPSLISEQGIYKNKFIEPQIKAQKNDNGEITSYHIHTPHIPNSPQQIQELLAHITQHDPNINSFHHYPPLLSSSSPINFNNSPNSHVWSKLELSPIHKGDSNVENSKSSPLPSSSSSSSSSSSSSLLTHLNHQFIGIQAPIHSGMPAPSSGHIYPSLGFPIHSDVTAATEYLGQVSEQSSLNDNNDDEIIIKSLDAIDDSTIRILFTVPTVLVGLYGRVELRYTKEKINLDPSKWKSQVFIPPNDLIATPQLEFELDGLEPSTEYKLKVTVNLGNGQAFKNNPTSKIYSIKTLERYKDRHQILTTITTTTTTPTPTPTTTEVSLPPQIFIDAGLKVTEKNFSWIKVEWKKFTEYEIQFIDGIQLRYKEYDSKVYTTTPLIHRAVTSWVIEDLKPATTYQIGISIIPFPGQTTELYSEKTIQITTAIELDPYSFDVKVEIKTVKSQEVELSWSGVPYPEDKYVNIYRAIYQSDSGKGDTSTFKIAKRDSPAKTIISDLKPGTRYRLWLEIYLTNGKIKKSNVQDFITKPGVDLLHTASSDNIYHQPDKFNIVATAAAASIPSLQLEGNNNNNNKNNNNNYYGPLVIVAIVASLSILSTLILLMMLMKRRSSNKADISSSRKTTTSAAYDNPSYKVEIQQETMDL
- the LOC130675877 gene encoding putative epidermal cell surface receptor isoform X2 yields the protein MCIKKICLLFTIFTVTTVLCTQDQKKDEFYQRYIQVMNKTTNHSNDDKIPGVISLDTKPLDTTDVVTFNNLTARTTKLPEMTMGSKFKKKISQLKQINDDKKSIDLINSSANTSTTPTNETKFLKISNIYIHDNNTNDNNNNNNSNNNIYSVENLDKPITMTTIIDDDNNNKTSPSIANLNSIEKVLNPSTIKTFESNFSRARALDIPSSPSEPTNSLNANLTDLSDVSMDEEDKQVEGGEYIAAHHNESHIKILPIIFTSEPKCIEPNNKTYLLGETIVRGCTEKCICGYNGTAENCQPICKSPLVRAIGKSQDPFCHKQQIDNNDCCAILICSSVNYDHKSVESTETCNFIGNDNENKTITIGEHIEDGCSRICTCQVGGVLNCKPRCPLVADNDNNNNNNYDDDDDDDKSHKANFKMNNYDRCVKLKDPRDPCCTITYCDVSIGEHDELISSIDDTVATTTKTINDFNDGILNDTNLINDQVKVLNSTAIKILLSQQVLNNNKTIVEISKNNHTWKQQIFNKGIISNLEPSSIYYIRIKTDGKNNNNNDNKTISTVDGIVALPATEIKINKNKSNNGSIIKMNNEDTCSHRGNLYKIGTEWYDECIYFCVCEKGAKTECVTIECPTDFGLDVLDPHCIDWETVPLNFVPKAPQCCPEEVRCRNNGSCIYQNITYDNWSEIPNNITGCDKRCYCEMGKVSCQPACPPIPALPPDTLSCVSNQAILSKLPDDECCLHWTCSNENNNNYHTSISENNSTIFVDDTMSSAGPLTITDIVSNDMKKNWQSSVIANDNNGKKKLNNKTTISISKLTLAKEIENSKDNDDYGAGIDVKLLHKNYTKLSSTHSQHHAPNNSDTINYFTSNEYSIARPTEIKIPTYNGPYNPDYKLPELGNFDNNLQLSNNNDNINKNNQGQSEKMISPLIIKDKFLKSKLSEIKKKNESANQDYYHNKATKEQQQQQKQQVMSTQKFPGPLAPDRFPTLPSLLPTIIVTSNNNFTPTQSSKDNVTIDINPIITVNNFYNKSEQQFYPYNREKISSSSKFNKYQFSDFNNTNGIKKQVLPVIMSNNSSSLLFKNKLESSTKPATAATSQVVPINTEKNNFDKNKPLNFKEQEIIPKELFHLINLNHPELTQHPDLYELQPQKTLSVNHQNQESSSIPNNHHIKISPIRQNFGLSLPSLISEQGIYKNKFIEPQIKAQKNDNGEITSYHIHTPHIPNSPQQIQELLAHITQHDPNINSFHHYPPLLSSSSPINFNNSPNSHVWSKLELSPIHKGDSNVENSKSSPLPSSSSSSSSSSSSSLLTHLNHQFIGIQAPIHSGMPAPSSGHIYPSLGFPIHSDVTAATEYLGQVSEQSSLNDNNDDEIIIKSLDAIDDSTIRILFTVPTVLVGLYGRVELRYTKEKINLDPSKWKSQVFIPPNDLIATPQLEFELDGLEPSTEYKLKVTVNLGNGQAFKNNPTSKIYSIKTLERYKDRHQILTTITTTTTTPTPTPTTTEVSLPPQIFIDAGLKVTEKNFSWIKVEWKKFTEYEIQFIDGIQLRYKEYDSKVYTTTPLIHRAVTSWVIEDLKPATTYQIGISIIPFPGQTTELYSEKTIQITTAIELDPYSFDVKVEIKTVKSQEVELSWSGVPYPEDKYVNIYRAIYQSDSGKGDTSTFKIAKRDSPAKTIISDLKPGTRYRLWLEIYLTNGKIKKSNVQDFITKPGVDLLHTASSDNIYHQPDKFNIVATAAAASIPSLQLEGNNNNNNKNNNNNYYGPLVIVAIVASLSILSTLILLMMLMKRRSSNKADISSSRKTTTSAAYDNPSYKVEIQQETMDL
- the LOC130675877 gene encoding putative epidermal cell surface receptor isoform X1; translation: MCIKKICLLFTIFTVTTVLCTQDQKKDEFYQRYIQVMNKTTNHSNDDKIPGVISLDTKPLDTTDVVTFNNLTARTTKLPEMTMGSKFKKKISQLKQINDDKKSIDLINSSANTSTTPTNETKFLKISNIYIHDNNTNDNNNNNNSNNNIYSVENLDKPITMTTIIDDDNNNKTSPSIANLNSIEKVLNPSTIKTFESNFSRARALDIPSSPSEPTNSLNANLTDLSDVSMDEEDKQVEGGEYIAAHHNESHIKILPIIFTSEPKCIEPNNKTYLLGETIVRGCTEKCICGYNGTAENCQPICKSPLVRAIGKSQDPFCHKQQIDNNDCCAILICSSVNYDHKSVESTETCNFIGNDNENKTITIGEHIEDGCSRICTCQVGGVLNCKPRCPLVADNDNNNNNNYDDDDDDDKSHKANFKMNNYDRCVKLKDPRDPCCTITYCDVSIGEHDELISSIDDTVATTTKTINDFNDGILNDTNLINDQVKVLNSTAIKILLSQQVLNNNKTIVEISKNNHTWKQQIFNKEGIISNLEPSSIYYIRIKTDGKNNNNNDNKTISTVDGIVALPATEIKINKNKSNNGSIIKMNNEDTCSHRGNLYKIGTEWYDECIYFCVCEKGAKTECVTIECPTDFGLDVLDPHCIDWETVPLNFVPKAPQCCPEEVRCRNNGSCIYQNITYDNWSEIPNNITGCDKRCYCEMGKVSCQPACPPIPALPPDTLSCVSNQAILSKLPDDECCLHWTCSNENNNNYHTSISENNSTIFVDDTMSSAGPLTITDIVSNDMKKNWQSSVIANDNNGKKKLNNKTTISISKLTLAKEIENSKDNDDYGAGIDVKLLHKNYTKLSSTHSQHHAPNNSDTINYFTSNEYSIARPTEIKIPTYNGPYNPDYKLPELGNFDNNLQLSNNNDNINKNNQGQSEKMISPLIIKDKFLKSKLSEIKKKNESANQDYYHNKATKEQQQQQKQQVMSTQKFPGPLAPDRFPTLPSLLPTIIVTSNNNFTPTQSSKDNVTIDINPIITVNNFYNKSEQQFYPYNREKISSSSKFNKYQFSDFNNTNGIKKQVLPVIMSNNSSSLLFKNKLESSTKPATAATSQVVPINTEKNNFDKNKPLNFKEQEIIPKELFHLINLNHPELTQHPDLYELQPQKTLSVNHQNQESSSIPNNHHIKISPIRQNFGLSLPSLISEQGIYKNKFIEPQIKAQKNDNGEITSYHIHTPHIPNSPQQIQELLAHITQHDPNINSFHHYPPLLSSSSPINFNNSPNSHVWSKLELSPIHKGDSNVENSKSSPLPSSSSSSSSSSSSSLLTHLNHQFIGIQAPIHSGMPAPSSGHIYPSLGFPIHSDVTAATEYLGQVSEQSSLNDNNDDEIIIKSLDAIDDSTIRILFTVPTVLVGLYGRVELRYTKEKINLDPSKWKSQVFIPPNDLIATPQLEFELDGLEPSTEYKLKVTVNLGNGQAFKNNPTSKIYSIKTLERYKDRHQILTTITTTTTTPTPTPTTTEVSLPPQIFIDAGLKVTEKNFSWIKVEWKKFTEYEIQFIDGIQLRYKEYDSKVYTTTPLIHRAVTSWVIEDLKPATTYQIGISIIPFPGQTTELYSEKTIQITTAIELDPYSFDVKVEIKTVKSQEVELSWSGVPYPEDKYVNIYRAIYQSDSGKGDTSTFKIAKRDSPAKTIISDLKPGTRYRLWLEIYLTNGKIKKSNVQDFITKPGVDLLHTASSDNIYHQPDKFNIVATAAAASIPSLQLEGNNNNNNKNNNNNYYGPLVIVAIVASLSILSTLILLMMLMKRRSSNKADISSSRKTTTSAAYDNPSYKVEIQQETMDL